tgggaaagaaggactaataaaagtagacgaagacccagaaatatacagagacaggagaatgacagacagaacagaggactggcacaacaaaccaatgcacggacaatacatgaaacagactaaagaactagccagcgatgaccacatagcaatggctacagaggggagagctaaagaaggaaactgaaggaatgataacagcggcacaagatcaggccctaagaaccagatatgttcaaagaacgatagatggaaataacatctctcccatatataggaagtgcaatacgaaaaatgaaaccataaaccaaatagcaaagcgaatgcccggcacttgcacagaaaccagtacaaaaagagcatgattcagtggcaaaagccctccactgagcctgtggcaagaaacatcagctaccttgcagtaataagtggtacgagcaccaacctgagggggtgatagaaaaacgatcacgcaaagatcctctgggactatggtatcagaacggatagggtgatacgtgcaaaacagaccagacgtgacgtttgattgacaaagtcaagaagaaagtatcactcattgatgtcgcaataccatgggacaccagagtttgaagagaaagagaggggaacaCCTGGACAAGTATTAaggtctgaaaatagaataagaaggatatgggatatgccagtggaaatcgtacccataatcataggagcactaggcacgatcccaagatcctgaaaaggaatctagaaaaactagaggctgaagtagctccagactcatgcagaagagtgtgatcctagaaacggcacacatagtaagaaaagtgatgggactcctaaggaggcaggatgcaacccggaaccccacactataaataactacccagtcaaattggaggactgtgatagagcaaaaaaaaaaaaaaaaaaacaataataataataataataataataataataataataataataataataataataataatataataataataataatgcatacttTCCATATAACTATTATTCTTGAATTTTCAAGTTAATGATCACTGTGagtttgttccaaatgaatagggtttatctgctaataataataataataataataataataataataataataataaaataatctaataataataataataataataataataataataatgcatacatacatgcatacgtgctTTCTAAACAACAGTTATTTCTCATTACTAAAGAaaggtaaagataaaaaatacgAACATACAGCAAAATTTTTTTGCACTAACGACTAAACCAatgatgtattttacgtcgaaaaATTTATGAGAATAATGTTTCATTATCACGATATCGTCGGCCCCTTACCTGTTAACTTAAAAGCCCTGGCCCCTTTATTTGCAGGTAAGTTTGTGTTCCCTGTTCATTGAAGTCCATCTTGTTCCAACACCTCTTTTTCGAATCATAGTCAGATTCCACTGTATCTTTCTTTATTAGTAGTCACAGAGCAACTGAACTAAAGACAGTTTTGGTAAGCTGTTGAACTCTTTTCTAGCTAATGAACGGAACCAATAGGGACCATGATGTTTTATCAGGTCTTTCCCAAAATATAGTCACCTATTGCTCCTTCTCCCAGTTTCCCTTACAAACAAAGCGACTGAGCTTAACACACTCTCACTAATAAGTCGGGTTGTTTTCTAAATACGAGGACACTAATGAGGACAATGGTGTTTTAAAAAGTCTTTCCCAAAATATAGTCAGCGATTCTCCCTTCTCCATCTTTTTTATTCGAACGGGGCAGCTGAACACAACATACTTTTACTGATAAATCGAGTTCCTCTCTAACTACGTGAAAGAAACACTGAGGACAATGCTGTTTTAACAAGTATTTCCCAAAATATAGTCAACTATTGCACCTTCTCCCACTTTCCCTCCCAAACAGAGCAGTTGTTTCACTGATAAATCGAGTTCTTTTCTAACTTTCTGAAGGAAACCACTAACGACTATGCTATTCTCACAAGCCTTTCCCAACATATAGTCACATCTTCCACCTTCTCCAACTTTTGCATGCCCATAAAACAACCGGACAAGTACATTTTCACTGACAAATCGAGCTCCTCTCTAACTACCTGGGGGAACCACCACAAGTCTCTTGTATCGTTCCTTCGCCCATACTGACCTTTACCATTTGCTCCGTTCGACGTCGCATCTCTCACGCTTCAGGAGCGCTTACCCTTCATGTAGTGGCAGTAAAATTCTATTCTATAgcgtcttcctttcttcctttattGGCAGTATACGTCTAGACTTTATTTCTATGGAGTCTACTAGCCTCCGACACCTTTCCCTGAGAGCCTGGTGAAAGTTTTATTCTGTCGGTTATTTAGGGACTCAGTTCTTTCAATATTATGTCATCATGGCTGTCAAACTCCTCAAttccagaggccctttattcctcaAACCACTGGAATGTGGAGCAGCCTCCCAGAAGATGTGCAATTGGAACATCAAacattattaccctaatactaatctccttgcattttattttcattttcatctatttatcaatttatttattcctttataaaaagcgagatctcttctttctgtatttccttttacctcctctaACTCCCTCCTTATAatcaccatattctctggaagcttgaattccaagtcagtggcccctttggtgggtttgttccatttgaataggtttcatcctctgaataataataataataataataataataataataataataataataataatttccatataTCTCACTAAATTAATGCCTTGTGTACTTCAACCTGTGCTAATAACATTCAGTATTCAAGTATAGAGACAATAAAATATGAGTGGATCTTTTTCGTTTCTCCGCCTCGATTGGGGGCAAGGTACGTAggagatcgggagggtaggggagacatgacacatccaccctccccctgcaaacctgtttgtccatccaAGGTGGTTGGGGACGGGGTAGGGGATAAATGATAGGTACTGAGGAAGGGTGGGCGGGGTCGATGGAGGTCTCAGGTCGAGTAATGGGGCTGGGAGTTGCAGTCCCTCTTCCAACACAATGCCAGACTCCATTACTAGATGGTAGGGGGGTTAGGGGGCTGGcaccccccaacccacccatTCTATATCCTTAGCTACTTCCCCCTGCCACTAATCCACGCACCATCGGGTCACCCTTAAATACTTACTTGGGGGGAATGAATGAAAAGATAATCTCCTTGAGCAGACTGGCGATTTTCCCCCaggtgtattctctctctctctctctctctctcctctcttggaggaggaggaggacattcTTTATTTGCTTAAAATTTAGTAATGCTTTTCCTTTAATCACTTTtaattccatacatacatacatatatacatacgtacatagtgTGTGTGGAGTGGAGTGAGAGTGGAATGGGATGATAAGGGAGTGGGGAAaggtggaagggggggggtggctaatgggaggatggggtgggaaaagGGAGTTGGAAGTGGGGGTGGGAGTGGAGTGGGAATGGGGGGGAGTTGGAAATGGGGATGGGAAGGAGGATTGGGAAGTGGGAGTTGGGAAGTTGAAGTGGGAAGTGGGAGTGGAGTGGGCGTTGGAAGTGGAAAGTGGGGatgagggggggtggggagttGGGGGGAAGTGGGAAGTGGGTAGTGAGAGGTGGAAAGTGGAGTAAGGAGTTTGGAGTTGGAGTGGGAGTTGGAAATGGGAGTTGGGAGTTGGGAAGTTGGAAGGGGGGGTGAGCAAGGAGTGGAAGTGGAGTGGGGGTTGAAGTGGTGTGGAGTGGTAGTTGAAGTGGAGTTGAAGTGGAGTGGGGGTGAGCAAGGAGTGGGAGTGGGAGTTGAAGTGGAGTTGAAGTGCAGTGGGTGTGAACGAGGGAGTGTCATGGGAGTTGACGTGGAGTGGGAGTTGAAGTGGAGTTGGAGTTGAAGTGGAGTGGGGTGACCAAGGAGAGGGAGTTGAGTGGGACTTGAAGTGGAGTTGAGGTGGAGTGGGAGTTGAAGTGGAGTGAGAATTGAAGTGGATTTCAAGTGGAGCGGGAGTTGAAGTGGAGTGGGAgtgagagaggagtgagagataagTGGAAGTtgaagtggagggggggggggtgggttgggagTTTGGAGTGAGGTGGGAATTGAAGTGGAGTTGGAACGGAGTGAGATTGTAGTGGAGTGGGAACTGAAAAGGAGTTGGAGTGGAGTGGAAGTTGAAGTGGAGTGGGGGTGAGCGAGGAGTGGAAGTGGTGTGGGAATTAAGATGGAGTTGGAGTGGAGTCGGAGTTGAAGTGGAGTGAGGGTGAACGAGGAGTAGGAGTGGTGTGGGAATTGAAGTGGAATGGGAGTTGAGTTGGAGTGGGGGTGAGGGAGGAGTTGGAGTGGGGGGAGGCGTTGAGTGGAAGTTGGAGTTGCTCCTTCTTCGTGCATCtctcttttaaatgtttttcaaaaatattatcacCTTATCCCTActccctttctctcctctctcatcctacCCTTTCCCCATCTTATCTCCTCCCTATCTTCCTACTTTCACCCACCTTacctttctctttctatctctcctgACCACTTTCTTTTTCAATACTTCCATTTCTGTAACCTAAATCTATACCAATGGAAAGATAGAATAAGTAAGGAAACAATtcctcaccaaaacctctcaatcctatctttacagagagagagagagagagagagagagagagagagagagagagagagagagtgagagagaaatcaTTTGGGAATTTATAAGGACCATTTAAAGAAAGCACCGCACCAGGTCATCGGTGATCTCTGGATATTGGAGAGAATAGGAAGAGGCGACTCACTAGGCAGTTGTTTTACGAACCTCTTGTTCCTGACGAGCAATCGAGGGGGGAATTTGTTCCCCCGTCTGCCGGATCCAGAAAGCGCCCCCTCGTGAAATCTTACATTCTTCCACctcttgtctgagagagagagagagagagagagagagagagagagagagagagagagagagagagagatcagattgTTCAAAAAACTTTTTCTCGGGATTTAACCAATTAATACAGATCTAACTGtagtaaatgcatatatataatatatatatatatatatatatatatatatatagatatctatatatatatcgaatgatatatatatataatatatatatatatatatatatatatattattatatatatatagatatatgtatatatgcactatatacaCACTATGGATATATgcacaataaataaaatcaagattCACACAATAAGTCAAGAATAGACATCTGATTTTTCTTCTATATAAATACTAACAAAACTACTTTCCAAACATACATAGCTTTTCCCTTCATCGTGATAACAAATGCCTTCATATTATTCAAGTTTCCTCGTAGTTCAATTAACAAAGCAGATtagaataacaaataattttgGGGGGGTTCAGAAGTAACATGAGACAtcccaaaatgaaataaattcattcTGCGTATTACAACGTTATGCTTGATACTTACGCTCCCAATAATGTTGAATGGAGATCAAAATTTAATCCTCTTGTTCtgacattaaaatgaaaaagaatagagCATTTAGTTAACTGCATTATAAAAGATTATTGGCAGCTGATTTCATTTCAATTGTGGTAATCAATTCATGGTGGCAGCCATGGAATAAAGGAACTCTGTACCCACGTAATGGGATTtgctgtaatttttgtttttaaatctatatatatatatataatctatctatatatatatatatatatatatatatatatatatatattatattagtcgAAAAGCATCACTCCTATGAAACGTAGAGAGAAGTACTCAGCTAAATATCAATTTCATCAAATTACGTGAATCCCATTAGCTGGGTACAGCCATCTCGTATTTCATTTGGACCATAATTTGATTGCCACTATGAACTGGAATCAGGCATCAATAACCTTTTGTAACGCAATTAGTCAAATGCTCTTTAgattttgggagttttttttttttttttttttttttttttttttgtcagaacaaAAGCAACAGTTATTGATATCCATTAGGCATTATtgaaagtatgtatgtgtatatatatataatatatatatatatatctatatatatatatatatatatatatatatgtgtgtgtgtgtgtgtgtgtgtgtgtacatacatacatacatattccctTCCCTGCAAGCATACGAACCTACTACATTTGATAAATCGCATCCAACCAGGATAAGACCAGTGAGCCAGACAGCTGACACCAACTTTCCCAGTATGCACGACACCACAGTTCTGcaaacaagatttaaaagtatgacgtcggttcaagaagaagaagaagaagaagaagaatcagttACGTAAGGCCAGCTTTATCTCCTTCGACGCTTTCTTCTGCATCTCTTGTCGCCGGAGTCTGGCAGCGGAAGTAATTGGGTCCCCAGGCGAGGGTGCTTTTGTCCTgtgctttcttgttattttcttattttctctctatctctctctctttctcccgtcgTGAATTTGTTGCGAGTGCTTCAGGCTTAGGGCAGCAAATGTTTTCTTTCGTGTCTCGCAGGTTTTTTCcagtacaaattttatttttaattttctgtaaaaggaaactatcgcgccggatttgtctgtccgtccgccctcagatctcaaaaggtactaaactgcagccctctagcctcagtagtttttattctaattaAAGTTTAGCCATAATCGCAACACAAGCCACCATCGgaccgtggcagagtgggttcaAGGTTTCTGATGagcattaaatgaaaataaatgttatctGCTGTGTTTTATTACAAAACGTATGGTACAATTCCCTCCGTTgaagattaatattaaaaaaatcgaAGGTTTTTGGCATATCAttaatgtctttattttgttAAGGGGAAAGAGAATTAAACATTTATTTACCTGATTAAGTAGTCGGTCTTATAAAGAGTAATGAGATATATTAAAAAATCGAAGGTTTTTGGCATATCAttaatgtctttattttgttAAGGGGAAAGAGAATTAAACACTTATTTACCTGATTAAGTAGTCGGTCTTATAAAGAGTAATGAGATATAATCTTGTGATTTTAAATGTTACTGACACCTAttttcaatttgatttttttttaaatctacttTCCATTAAGTACAAAAATGTATTCTGTTTTGGTCTGTTACAGAAATTAGGGTACAATTTTTTGACTGAAGATTCATAATACATTTTTACCACAGAAAACAAATTCAATACTCGATTAGGGAGTTGTGAATAAGTGGCTTTATCTTATGACTTATTTAGAGCCGATGGAATGAGTTTTAATATtcggaatttttaaataaattagttACATCATAAGGCGTCTTCgcgaaataatttatttatttatttcaggctGACGAATGTTAAAACGCACTCAGTGCGTGTGTTATAAATTATTCATAGGATAGACTGCCCCCGAAGAAATaccttttttaaacatttaaaacaatgaaataatgcAAAACTCCTAAGACAATATTTGACTACATTCTATTCAATTTTAGAAGCTTATAATAGGCATCGATCttactgatatttttttaatgagatgTAAATAGTTTCTGAG
The sequence above is a segment of the Macrobrachium nipponense isolate FS-2020 chromosome 2, ASM1510439v2, whole genome shotgun sequence genome. Coding sequences within it:
- the LOC135221376 gene encoding uncharacterized protein LOC135221376, with amino-acid sequence MEVLKKKVVRRDRKRKRDARRRSNSNFHSTPPPTPTPPSPPLQLNSHSTSIPTPLLLLVHPHSTSTPTPLQLHLNSHTTSTPRSPPLHFNFHSTPTPFQFPLHYNLTPFQLHFNSHLTPNSQPTPPPSTSTSTYLSLLSHSHSTSTPAPLEIHFNSHSTSTPTPPQLHFKSHSTPSPWSPHSTSTPTPLQLPLHVNSHDTPSFTPTALQLHFNSHSHSLLTPTPLQLHFNYHSTPLQPPLHFHSLLTPPSNFPTPNSHFQLPLQLQTPYSTFHLSLPTSHFPPTPHPPSSPLSTSNAHSTPTSHFNFPTPTSQSSFPSPFPTPPHSHSTPTPTSNSLFPPHPPISHPPPSTFPHSLIIPFHSHSTPHTLYLNTCPGVPLSFSSNSGVPWYCDINE